From a single Rhinoderma darwinii isolate aRhiDar2 unplaced genomic scaffold, aRhiDar2.hap1 Scaffold_721, whole genome shotgun sequence genomic region:
- the POP7 gene encoding ribonuclease P protein subunit p20 isoform X2, protein MAEQTSLHERPPTHRRRPAPRPPRGPNDIYVNTKTDFRAQLSRCRRLLESGAQKELRVHGLGLAIGRAINLALQLQLAMPETLLLSASTSTVELTDDMEAEGGEDGEPGTRNRNNSAIHIRVYRAHEE, encoded by the coding sequence ATGGCTGAGCAGACGTCTCTTCACGAGCGCCCCCCTACTCATCGCCGGCGGCCGGCTCCACGCCCGCCCCGCGGCCCCAATGACATCTACGTTAACACAAAGACTGATTTCCGGGCCCAGCTGTCTCGGTGTCGTCGCCTCCTGGAGAGCGGAGCGCAGAAGGAGCTGAGGGTGCACGGGCTGGGCCTCGCCATCGGCCGTGCTATTAACCTGGCCTTACAGCTGCAGCTCGCCATGCCGGAGACCCTCCTCCTGTCCGCCAGCACCTCCACCGTGGAGCTGACGGATGACATGGAGGCCGAGGGAGGAGAGGACGGAGAACCGGGCACCCGCAACAGGAACAACTCTGCCATCCACATCCGAGTATACCGAGCCCATGAGGAGTGA
- the POP7 gene encoding ribonuclease P protein subunit p20 isoform X1: MVMAEQTSLHERPPTHRRRPAPRPPRGPNDIYVNTKTDFRAQLSRCRRLLESGAQKELRVHGLGLAIGRAINLALQLQLAMPETLLLSASTSTVELTDDMEAEGGEDGEPGTRNRNNSAIHIRVYRAHEE; encoded by the exons ATG GTCATGGCTGAGCAGACGTCTCTTCACGAGCGCCCCCCTACTCATCGCCGGCGGCCGGCTCCACGCCCGCCCCGCGGCCCCAATGACATCTACGTTAACACAAAGACTGATTTCCGGGCCCAGCTGTCTCGGTGTCGTCGCCTCCTGGAGAGCGGAGCGCAGAAGGAGCTGAGGGTGCACGGGCTGGGCCTCGCCATCGGCCGTGCTATTAACCTGGCCTTACAGCTGCAGCTCGCCATGCCGGAGACCCTCCTCCTGTCCGCCAGCACCTCCACCGTGGAGCTGACGGATGACATGGAGGCCGAGGGAGGAGAGGACGGAGAACCGGGCACCCGCAACAGGAACAACTCTGCCATCCACATCCGAGTATACCGAGCCCATGAGGAGTGA